One Solanum lycopersicum chromosome 4, SLM_r2.1 DNA window includes the following coding sequences:
- the LOC138347966 gene encoding uncharacterized protein, which yields MDSIEGGIVVTNGDESSLVSEMKENQDQDPIFLDLKASVHRQRVLAFEQGGDGVLKYQGRLFVPHIDGLQERILEESHISKYSIHPGATKMYHDFRELYWWEGMKKDTAEFVAKCFNCQQVKVEHQRPRGLDQRIELLELKWEMINMEFITENVGIKDKLSDEEVQVQLLDQQVCKLGTKEVASVKVLWRNQFVEEDTWEAQEDMNKRYPHLFESKENTN from the exons ATGGATTCCATAGAAGGAGGCATAGTGGTGACTAATGGGGATGAATCATCATTGGTGTCCGAGATGAAAGAGAATCAAGACCAAGACcctatttttcttgatttgaaggCAAGTGTCCATAGACAAAGAGTATTGGcctttgaacaagggggagatggtgtgctgAAATACCAAGGAAGATTATTTGTACCTCATATTGATGGACTACAAGAAAGAATCTTGGAGGAGTCTCATATCTCaaaatattccattcatccaggtgccaccaaaatgtaccATGATTTTAGAGAgctatattggtgggaaggcatGAAGAAGGATACTGCTGAGTTTGTTGCAAAGTGTTttaattgtcagcaagtgaaagttgaacaccaaaggcctagAGGTTTAGATCAGAGGATAGAGCTTCTGGAATTGAAGTGGGAGATGATAAATATGGAATTCATCACAG AGAATGTGGGGATTAAGGACAAATTATCCGATGAAGAAGTTCAGGTCCAGCTTTTGGATCAGCAAGTTTGCAAGTTGGGGACAAAAGAAGTTGCTtcagtcaaggtcctttggaggaaccaatttgttgaagaagacaCATGGGAAGCACAGGAGGATATGAataagagatatccacatctatTTGAATCCAAAGAGAATACAAATTAA